The sequence below is a genomic window from bacterium.
AAGTTGACTCCAAAAAAGTCCCGCGTCTCCCTTTCGTGCCAGTTCGCGCCGGGGTAAATGTCCGAAATCGTAGGGCAGACCGGGTTCTCGCGGTCGATGAGAACTCTTCCGACGACCCGGCAGACTTCGTAGACGCTGGTGAAGTGGCATACCACCATCATCGGGACGGCGTCCACGGCGGTAAGGGATTCGATGAGGAGCCCCGCCTCGCGGATTACCTTCGCGAACTCGCGGAAGGTTTCGGGAGTGGCGAGAACGTCGACGTTGCAGCGGGTCTTTTCGTAGTCCGCCTCGCAAACGTCCAGACCCTGAACGGCGGAGAGCTTCTGAATAATCTCTTTGGCGCTCATTCGGAGATACCCGTCGGATTCTTGCGGTGGGGGGCCAGGAGACCCTTCACCTGAGGAAGCGGATGTCTGTGGCCCGAGATGATTTCCTGAAGCTTGAAGATTCCTTCGAGCAGGGCTTCCGGCCTCGGCGGGCAGCCGGGGATGTAAACGTCCACCGGCACTATCCTGTCCACGCCCTCTATTACGTTGTAGTTTTCCTCGATCTTGAAGGGGCCGCCGGAGATAGCGCAGTTACCCATCGCAATAACCCACTTGGGGGAGGGCATCTGCTCGTAGAGGCGAAGGAGCACGGGGGCCATCTTCTTGTTGAGGGTTCCGGCGACGATCATCAGGTCGCACTGGCGGGGAGAGGGGCGGAAAACCTCCGAGCCGTAGCGAGACATATCGACCCGCGCCATGCCCGCCGCCATCATCTCGATGGCGCAGCAGGCGAGGCCGAAGGTCATGGGCCAGACCGAGTTGGCCCTGCAGAAATTGACGAGGGTCTGAACCGCGCCGACCATTGCGGGGTCGTTCGATACGCTCTTGTAGCCCGGCCCCGGTTCAAAGGAGGGGCAGGCTTCGCACCCTTCCACGAGTATGGGCTTCAAATCTTTCTCCTTGACCAAGTGAACACTCCCTTTCGCCAGGCGTAAGCAATGGCGAGAGCAAGGATGGCGATGAAGAGAACCATTGCGACCGCGACGCCCATGCCGGGGACCTTGCGGTAGGCGAGGGCGGCGGGGAATAGATAGAGGACATCTACGTCGAAGGCGAGGAACATAAGCGCGTAGAGGTAGTAGAGGACGCCGTAGCGAATCCAGGCGGGACCGATCGGGTCCATGCCGCATTCGTAGGTTTCGAGAGTCTTGTCCTGAATGTAGCTGGGGGCGATAAGGGCGACGATTACAAAGGGCAGAGCCGCCGCGCCCGCGCCTACAACCAGGAAAATAGCGATATAGATGAGGTCAACGACCCAGATTCCGTTCATCGTCTACGCCTCTTGATGCGGTCGGGAAAATCGACGTAGGGACGATACGGCAAGCCGTAACGCCATGTCAATCCATTACAGCCCGGTTCGAGACGCAGGTAAATAATTACAATCTGCAAGGGTGAACCGAAAGGCAAGTATTTCATGTGAATTACGGGCAATAAAACGAAAACGCAAAAAATTAATCCGGCTGACGTGGACGAAAAAGATTTTGGGCGAAAGGGGGGAGGGGGGTCGAAAACGGTGTTTTATATCAATCTTTTCGTGAAGAAAATTTTAAGAATTAATAAATTGACTTAAGTTTAAATAAAGGAGGTTTGCGCCAGCCTCGTTCAGGGAAGGCGCGACGGCGCGGGAGGGGCGTCTGAGGATTTTGAAAAGGCCCGGAAAAACACAAAAAAGAAAACAGCGACGTCCAAAGCCACGGCAAGGAAAATCAAAAAGAACAGAATTATCAGGCCAACTGGAACCATGAGGAATAGCGCCAGAACCAGGCTCTCCCAAAACCCCTCCCCGAGGCACAGCGTAAGGACAAAGCTGGCCGCATACCCCATCCACATCAAATGGCGTGTTTCCAGTTCGCTCACCCAATCACAAAAAATCTTGATTCCTCTTTCGGGGGCGCCCGGCATGACCCTAAACTCTCCGTTTTGCAAGCTGCGTCGAACGATCCTTCAAATCTGACCGGAGACAACCTAGCACTGTTCCTGAAACCGTCAAAGATGCAAATGGTTCTTACCTAATCCAGCGCGCCCGCGCAGGAGGAGCCCTGACCGGCGGTGCAGCCGAAACAATGGTTGCCCGTGACGATCCGCCTTTTGTTCAGTTCGCCGGGGGAAAAATCTCCGATCGTCCGCGAACCGGCGCAGCCTACCGGGAGGCCGAGGGCGATGTTGAAGTCGCAGTCGTAAAGGACGCCGTCCCAACCTATGGTTATCTGGCTGCGGCACATGAGGCCGCTGACCGTTTTGGGGTTAAACGACTCCTTCAATTTTGAAAGATAGCCAGCGGCCTGGCCCGACCCGTCGAGGCTCTGGAAAAATCTCCCGATGGGCATGTTCGTTATGGTTATGAGGTTGGTGAACTCAACGCCGTAGTCTTCTCTCAGCCTTCTGCGGTAGGCTTCCTCCAGCGCGGTTTGAGGCGGAGGAAGGAAAGGCCCGGAGGGATTGTAGACGAGGGTGAGGGGGAGGGTTTTTCCGTAGCCGAGGGAGTTAAGGGCATGAAGGGCCAAGACCGAGGCGTCGAAGGTTCCCTTGCCTCTCTGGGCGTCTACGTTTTCCTTCAGGTAACAGGGAAGCGAGGCGACGAGGGATACCTTGCTTCGAGCAAGAAATCCACAGAGGCGTTCCCTCCCCATAAGCGCCGCGAGGTTGGTTCGCAGTTTTACAGGGATTTTATTTTCCGAAAGGGCGGTTATGAACCTTTCGAGGTGAACGTTGAGCTCGGGCGAGCCGCCGGTTATGTCTACCGACACCCCCTCGATGGTTTTTGCCGTTCCGACGATTTTCTCCATCACCTCCCAGCTCATTGATTCGTGGCGCTCGGGGCCGGATTCGAGGTGGCAGTGGGAACAGCTCAGGTTGCACCGGAGCCCGACGTTGACCTGGAGGACCTTTATTCCGTCTGCGAAGACGCCGGGATTTTTCTCGCCGCCTGCGGTTGGATCGAACTCGTTCATTTTTCCCTTTACGATTGAGAGTGTAGCGGGTTAAGAGCGATAGGGCGGTAATTCTGGACGCTCTATAAAAGTAATGACAAATAGAAAATTATAAAGGCGTAATCGGTGAGCGATAAGAAAATCGGATATCAGGCTTGGTCCTGGGCCTTTTACGATTGGGGAAATTCCGCTTTCGCGACGGTGGTTATGGCGGGCTTCTTCCCCGTTTTTTTCAAGGAATACTGGAGCGCCGGTGCGCCTGTCTCCCTCTCCACCTTCAGGCTGGGGGCGGCCAACTCCTCGGCGGGGCTCCTCGTTGCTCTCCTCGCTCCAGCGCTCGGAGCAATCGCCGACAGGGGCGGGGCGAGAAAAAAATTCCTCATCTTCTTCGCCCTGACGGGAATAGCCGCTACAGCCTCTTTATACTTCATCCCGCAGGGCGAGTGGCTCTTCGCCGCCTTCTCCTACATGCTTGCCATGATCGGTTTCATGGGTGGTAATATCTTCTACGATTCCCTCATAGTCACCGTTTCGCCGCGAAACAGGCTGGATTTCGTCTCCTCCCTCGGCTTTTCGCTGGGGTATCTCGGCGGCGGGCTTCTTTTCGCCCTGAACGTCCTCATGGTCAGAAACCCGGAGTTCTTCGGCCTCTCTTCGGCGGGAGAGGCGGTAAAACTCTCCTTCGCTATGGCAGCCCTCTGGTGGGGGATCTTTCTGGTTCCGCTGCTGCTGGCGGTGAAGGAGGCGAAAGGGCTCGGGCGGAAGGGGCAAAATCCCGTTCGGAAGGGGTTTTCCGACCTCGCCGAAACCTTCCGCCACATAAAGTCCCTGAGACCGGTCTACCTCTTTTTAATCGCCTACTGGCTCTACATCGACGGGGTCGACACGATAATCGTCATGGCGGTGGATTACGGGATGAGCCTGGGCTTTCCCGCGAGCAGCCTGATGGTGGCTCTCCTGATAACCCAGTTCGTCGGCTTCCCCTCCGCGATAGCTTTCGGAAAGCTCGGCGAGAGGTTCGGGGTTCTGAAGGCGCTTTACGGAGGACTCTTTATCTACTGTTGTGTCGTCGTCTGGGGCTATTTCATGGACAGCGCGGGCGAGTTTTACGCCATGGCGATAGCGATAGGACTGGCGCAGGGCGGCGTTCAGGCTCTGAGCCGCTCCTGGTTCGCACGGCTGGTGCCTGAGGAGAAAGCCGCCCAGTTCTTCGGCTTCTACAACATGCTGGGAAAGTTCGCTGCGGTAATCGGGCCGCTGCTGATGGGCCTGGCCGGACTCGTTACCGGAAGCCCGCGAACTTCCATACTCGCCCTGCTCCTTCTCCTCGGCGGGGGAATAATCATGCTGCGCTATTCTTCAACCGCCGTTGCCAGCGAGGGCGGCGAGCGGTTATGATTCACGAAAATCATCCGCAAAAGAAGGTTGGACGATAAAATGCTCCGACGAAGGCTTCTGACCCTCGTTCCAACTGTGCTCGGCGTGATCACGCTGGTTTTCGCCTTTATTCACATGGTCCCCGGCGACCCTGTGGACGTGATGCTGGGCGAGACCGCCAACAGCGCCGACAAGGCCGCCCTGCGCGCCGAACTCGGCCTCGAAAAACCCCTCATGACCCAGTACGCCGGCTATCTGACGGGACTGGCGCAGGGGGACCTCGGCAGGAGCTTCGTCTACCGCAAGCCCGTCAGTGAGGTTATTTTATCGCGCCTCCCCGCCACTCTCCAACTCGCCGGAGTCTCGCTTTTCATCGCCCTTTTCGTCGCGCTTCCCCTGGGCGTCTTCGCGGGAGTGAGAAAGGGAGGGCTGCTCGACAGGGCGACCCTTGTGCTGAGTCTCGCGGGGGTCTCCATACCCAATTTCTGGCTCGGGCCGATGCTTGTCATGCTCTTCGCCGTCAACCTGCGCTGGCTTCCCGTCTCCGGTCGCAGCGGGCCGGAATCGGTGATTCTTCCCGCCATAACCCTGGGGTTCGCCCTTTCGGCGATACTCTCGCGCATGGTGCGACAGTCCCTTTCAGACGTTCTCGGGGCCGAGTACCTGCAGGCCGCGAGGGCGAGGGGAGTGAGCGAGAGGAAGGTAATCTGGGTACACGCGATGCGTAACGCCTGCCTTCCCGTCATCACCATTCTTGGCCTCCAGCTCGGCGCGCTCCTCTCCGGGGCGGTTATCGCGGAGGCGGTCTTCGCCTGGCCCGGTATCGGGACCCTTCTCCTGCAGGCGATTAACGGGCGCGATTACCCGGTGGTGCAGGGGTGCGTCCTCGTGATAAGCCTCGGCTACGTCTTCGCCAATTTCCTCGCCGACATCGCCATACGCTTCGCCGACCCCAGAGTGAGGGGTTAGCCGTGGCTGAAAAAAAGAGATTTTTCGGCGGAATGGACGGGTTCGTGATCGCGGCCGGGATCATACTCGCCGTGCTGGTCTTTGCGGCTCTCTTCGCACCGCTTTTCGCTCCCTTCGACCCCCAGCTTCTGGACCTTCGCGGAGGGCTTGAAGGCCCCACCACGGCGCATCCTCTCGGGCAGGACAAGATCGGGCGGGACGTCCTTTCGGGGATAATGTACGGTGGCAGAGTGAGCCTGCTCATCGGCTTCGCGGTCGTGGCGGTGAGCATCGTCGTCGGCACTGCGGTGGGTTTCGTCTCCGGCTGGGTAGGCGGGTGGGCTGACGAAATCTTCATGCGGATAGTGGACATTCTGCTGGCCTTTCCCGGCATTTTGCTGGCCATCGCCCTCGCCGGAGTTCTCGGCCCGAGCCTCTGGAACGTAATCTTCGCCCTCAGCGTCATGGGTTGGGTGGGGTTCGCGAGGCTTGTGCGCGGAGAGGTTCTCTCGATAAAGGAGAGAGAGTACGTCAAGGCCGCGACGGTACTGGGGGCGAGCCCGGCGCGGATAGCCTGGAAGCACGTTCTTCCGAACCTTTCCGGTCCTCTCGCGGTGAAGGCCACCTTCGCCGTGGCGGGGACGATTCTTTCGGAATCGAGCCTCAGCTTCCTCGGCCTCGGGCCGCAGGACACGCCCACCTGGGGGGCGATACTCAGCCAGGGGGTAGATTACCTCCTCTTCGCGCCCCACCTGGCCTTCTTCCCCGGCCTCGCCATCATGCTCACCGTCCTCGGGATAAACATCATAGGCGACGAGGTCAGCGCAAGGCTAGACCCTCTGGGAAAGCACTCATGAGAGTAAAGTGGGCGAGGCGGGAGGAAAGTCCTAACCGCTCCTCAAGGGAGGGCAGCGAAGTCGAGTGCGTCGTCATACACCACATAAGCCTCCCCCCCGGCGAGTTCGGCGGACCGCACATCGTAGATTTCTTCCGGGGCCGCCTCGACACGTCGGCTCACGAATACTTCAAGGAAATCGAGGGAATAAAAGTCTCCTCGCACTTCCTCATAGACCGGAAGGGCGAGGCGGTGCAGTTCGTGGACACCTCCGAGGCCGCGTGGCACGCCGGGGTGAGTTCGTGGAAGGGAAGGGGAAATGTAAACCTCTTCTCTATTGGCATTGAGCTCGAAGGAGACATGGTTTCGGGCTATACCGAAGCGCAGTACGAAACTCTCGGAAGACTGCTGGGGGAACTGAAAAAAGAATATCCCGCGCTGACGCCCGAATCCCTCACCGGCCACGAGCACGTCGCGCCGGGGAGAAAGGCCGACCCCGGCCCACTCTTCGACTGGGAGAGGGCGAAAGATTTTTTAAAGGGTTCAGTCTCTTGAGGTTAGAGCGACCCCGCCGATGATGACGAGCCCGCCTATGACCTTGCCCGCCGTGATCGGCTCATTGAGGATGATTTTGGCGAAGAACAGTGAGAAGGCGGGGATAAGGTAGATGTAGACGGAAGCCTTGACCGCCCCTATCTCGCCGACTCCTTTCATGAAGAGGGCGAAGGCGATCGCCGAACAGAAGACGCTCATGTAGAAGATCGCCGCCCAGGCTTCCGCGGAGGCCGAAAGGGCGCTCGCGGGAGGGG
It includes:
- a CDS encoding radical SAM/Cys-rich domain protein; the protein is MNEFDPTAGGEKNPGVFADGIKVLQVNVGLRCNLSCSHCHLESGPERHESMSWEVMEKIVGTAKTIEGVSVDITGGSPELNVHLERFITALSENKIPVKLRTNLAALMGRERLCGFLARSKVSLVASLPCYLKENVDAQRGKGTFDASVLALHALNSLGYGKTLPLTLVYNPSGPFLPPPQTALEEAYRRRLREDYGVEFTNLITITNMPIGRFFQSLDGSGQAAGYLSKLKESFNPKTVSGLMCRSQITIGWDGVLYDCDFNIALGLPVGCAGSRTIGDFSPGELNKRRIVTGNHCFGCTAGQGSSCAGALD
- a CDS encoding MFS transporter, whose translation is MAGFFPVFFKEYWSAGAPVSLSTFRLGAANSSAGLLVALLAPALGAIADRGGARKKFLIFFALTGIAATASLYFIPQGEWLFAAFSYMLAMIGFMGGNIFYDSLIVTVSPRNRLDFVSSLGFSLGYLGGGLLFALNVLMVRNPEFFGLSSAGEAVKLSFAMAALWWGIFLVPLLLAVKEAKGLGRKGQNPVRKGFSDLAETFRHIKSLRPVYLFLIAYWLYIDGVDTIIVMAVDYGMSLGFPASSLMVALLITQFVGFPSAIAFGKLGERFGVLKALYGGLFIYCCVVVWGYFMDSAGEFYAMAIAIGLAQGGVQALSRSWFARLVPEEKAAQFFGFYNMLGKFAAVIGPLLMGLAGLVTGSPRTSILALLLLLGGGIIMLRYSSTAVASEGGERL
- a CDS encoding NADH-quinone oxidoreductase subunit B, coding for MVGAVQTLVNFCRANSVWPMTFGLACCAIEMMAAGMARVDMSRYGSEVFRPSPRQCDLMIVAGTLNKKMAPVLLRLYEQMPSPKWVIAMGNCAISGGPFKIEENYNVIEGVDRIVPVDVYIPGCPPRPEALLEGIFKLQEIISGHRHPLPQVKGLLAPHRKNPTGISE
- a CDS encoding NADH-quinone oxidoreductase subunit C, with protein sequence MSAKEIIQKLSAVQGLDVCEADYEKTRCNVDVLATPETFREFAKVIREAGLLIESLTAVDAVPMMVVCHFTSVYEVCRVVGRVLIDRENPVCPTISDIYPGANWHERETRDFFGVNFEGHPDMTPLILPEDQTDFHPLRKSEEKLKNLSELIGRFAPAREEAEVSE
- a CDS encoding ABC transporter permease; amino-acid sequence: MDGFVIAAGIILAVLVFAALFAPLFAPFDPQLLDLRGGLEGPTTAHPLGQDKIGRDVLSGIMYGGRVSLLIGFAVVAVSIVVGTAVGFVSGWVGGWADEIFMRIVDILLAFPGILLAIALAGVLGPSLWNVIFALSVMGWVGFARLVRGEVLSIKEREYVKAATVLGASPARIAWKHVLPNLSGPLAVKATFAVAGTILSESSLSFLGLGPQDTPTWGAILSQGVDYLLFAPHLAFFPGLAIMLTVLGINIIGDEVSARLDPLGKHS
- the ampD gene encoding 1,6-anhydro-N-acetylmuramyl-L-alanine amidase AmpD, which encodes MRVKWARREESPNRSSREGSEVECVVIHHISLPPGEFGGPHIVDFFRGRLDTSAHEYFKEIEGIKVSSHFLIDRKGEAVQFVDTSEAAWHAGVSSWKGRGNVNLFSIGIELEGDMVSGYTEAQYETLGRLLGELKKEYPALTPESLTGHEHVAPGRKADPGPLFDWERAKDFLKGSVS
- a CDS encoding ABC transporter permease, with the translated sequence MLRRRLLTLVPTVLGVITLVFAFIHMVPGDPVDVMLGETANSADKAALRAELGLEKPLMTQYAGYLTGLAQGDLGRSFVYRKPVSEVILSRLPATLQLAGVSLFIALFVALPLGVFAGVRKGGLLDRATLVLSLAGVSIPNFWLGPMLVMLFAVNLRWLPVSGRSGPESVILPAITLGFALSAILSRMVRQSLSDVLGAEYLQAARARGVSERKVIWVHAMRNACLPVITILGLQLGALLSGAVIAEAVFAWPGIGTLLLQAINGRDYPVVQGCVLVISLGYVFANFLADIAIRFADPRVRG
- a CDS encoding NADH-quinone oxidoreductase subunit A — translated: MNGIWVVDLIYIAIFLVVGAGAAALPFVIVALIAPSYIQDKTLETYECGMDPIGPAWIRYGVLYYLYALMFLAFDVDVLYLFPAALAYRKVPGMGVAVAMVLFIAILALAIAYAWRKGVFTWSRRKI